From Cyclopterus lumpus isolate fCycLum1 chromosome 2, fCycLum1.pri, whole genome shotgun sequence, a single genomic window includes:
- the LOC117742493 gene encoding insulin receptor substrate 1-like isoform X2, which translates to MNEMAEGHSRCADQERPVPASSSPPSSPSCSSTQTWLPAESPLRSPWMSDREETQSSPPFRFYEELFCTGQTSGVTLPLTGALLTSSGPQSDVVKQGYLGKLDRNRRRYVVLRAGSHTGPSRLEWYKNQEKFTAVEKSAGKATLFGSNKQGVIYLRCCLGVSRSGSSRKGHTVALYAKDQTMVLVAEDQWEQEDWYLAIKKLMEEERKDEEHGEVFDEEDDGYCTLPSAGFFKEVWPVTVKPIGLGCSKSLAGESRLCLTATSLILVRVAACSNLPSVTIPLLSVRRFGHLDGSFYLELGRSAPNGPGEIWMEARDQGNPAVAQHVHEVVRETVRALRALPDFSRSPTSNHNPLQTLLALKRCRPKHRDKLVSARPPGSRLALPFGTSPTKCYLEPPKTEAESPLSSVSEAGSYMEMKMDQHLPVNRGKESDCRRAAVATGHRCSVAACGMESWEPGEDQAYMMMMMMSPPGSHSSPVLPQDDYVTMASPHKHNTYSSPSSSLQTSFNSSTSDGYSPLHPSHLQTHEPSQPLWLVRKQSETEAGQSQMSIRPEPTPAERRPGARTGASPSPVRSVDRSGVMTPSASGPDRARPVQASPNSGKGRSRRAASDKSVRRYRLVLCLPSCLQAEDRD; encoded by the exons atgaatgaaatggcAGAAGGTCACAGCAGGTGTGCCGACCAAGAGAGACCTGTACCTGCTTCCAGCTCCCCTCCGTCGTCccccagctgcagctccacccaAACATGGCTGCCAGCTGAATCCCCTTTGAGGTCTCCCTGGATGAGCGATCGCGAGGAGACGCAGTCGAGTCCTCCGTTTCGTTTCTACGAGGAACTCTTCTGCACCGGCCAGACCTCCGGCGTCACGCTCCCTTTGACCGGCGCCCTCCTGACCTCCTCCGGGCCGCAGAGCGACGTGGTGAAGCAGGGCTACCTGGGGAAGCTGGATCGGAACCGCAGGAGATATGTTGTCCTGAGGGCGGGGAGTCACACCGGGCCGAGCCGGCTCGAGTGGTACAAGAACCAGGAGAAGTTCACCGCGGTGGAGAAGTCTGCCGGTAAAGCTACGCTGTTTGGCTCGAACAAGCAAGG GGTGATTTACCTGAGGTGCTGCCTTGGTGTGAGTCGGAGTGGCAGTTCTAGGAAAGGCCACACGGTGGCGCTGTATGCCAAGGATCAAACCATGGTGCTGGTGGCGGAGGACCAGTGGGAACAAGAAGACTGGTATCTGGCCATTAAGAAactgatggaggaggagcggAAGGATGAAGAACATGGCGAAGTGTTTGATGAAGAGGATGACGGGTATTGCACCTTGCCCTCCGCTGGCTTCTTCAAAGAG GTGTGGCCCGTCACGGTGAAGCCCATAGGTCTGGGCTGCTCCAAGTCCCTGGCCGGGGAGAGCCGGCTCTGCCTCACGGCCACGTCCCTCATCTTGGTCCGAGTGGCCGCGTGCAGTAATCTGCCGTCGGTTACGATACCGTTGCTGAGCGTGAGGCGCTTCGGTCACTTGGATGGCTCGTTCTACTTGGAGCTCGGCAGGTCGGCGCCGAACGGTCCCGGAGAGATCTGGATGGAAGCGCGGGACCAAG GAAACCCAGCAGTCGCCCAGCACGTTCACGAGGTGGTGCGTGAGACGGTCAGGGCCCTGCGAGCTCTTCCCGACTTCAGCCGTTCGCCGACCTCCAACCACAATCCGCTTCAAACCCTTCTGGCTTTAAAACGCTGCAGAcccaaacacagagacaaactgGTGAGTGCGAGGCCACCTGGTTCCCGTCTGGCCCTGCCCTTCGGGACGAGTCCAACCAAATGTTACCTCGAGCCGCCCAAAACGGAGGCCGAGTCCCCTCTGAGCTCCGTGTCTGAGGCCGGCAGCTACATGGAAATGAAGATGGACCAACATCTCCCGGTGAACAGAGGGAAGGAAAGCGACTGCAGAAGAGCTGCCGTGGCGACGGGGCACCGCTGCAGTGTCGCGGCCTGCGGGATGGAGAGCTGGGAGCCAGGTGAGGACCAGGCttacatgatgatgatgatgatgtcgcCACCAGGAAGCCACAGTTCGCCTGTGCTGCCTCAGGATGACTACGTGACCATGGCAAGCCCACATAAACACAACACTtactcctcaccctcctcttcccttcagaCATCCTTCAACAG CTCCACCTCTGACGGCTACTCTCCTCTGCACCCGTCACACCTTCAGACCCATGAGCCCAGTCAGCCACTCTGGCTGGTCAGAAAACAGTCGGAAACAGAAGCCGGCCAATCACAGATGAGCATCCGGCCGGAGCCGACCCCAGCCGAGCGGAGACCAGGAGCACGGACCGGGGCCTCTCCGTCTCCCGTGAGGAGTGTGGATCGCTCTGGTGTCATGACTCCATCTGCAAGTGGACCGGACCGTGCCAGGCCAGTCCAGGCTAGTCCAAACTCTGGCAAAGGTCGGTCTCGCCGAGCGGCATCGGACAAATCTGTTCGAAGGTACCGGCTGGTCTTGTGTCTGCCTTCTTGCCTGCAAGCTGAGGACAGAGActga
- the LOC117742381 gene encoding obscurin-like protein 1 — MDIFGGAPRVLGYPRPVAAQWGSDATLRCQISGDPRPEVIWERKNIQIFSDGHHEISEDGNAYLLTITGVTLQDAGQYICKAKNSIGETYAAASLKVEGEAQQQEGGPTQLGVNEELNGEELNGERQQKLSEKQEEVDLASDEKPRFLIKPLSLRVDRGEDAAFSCKIWGAPLPQVTWEKDGKKLNDVFESAHFSVSDQEGGWFQLKIYRTRVPDKGVYTCRAVNCRGDALAGAVLLVERVPEREEGKMSSNGRTGSQWSPQHGGGSLGLSRVIEPPVRASKAKKFAVAEGKHAKFRCFVTGKPKPDIIWKKDGVLLEPGRRHLIFEDREGYYTLKVLYCKVQDTGLYVCAASNALGHTLSAVHLSVKGPAVQFRRPLRDVEVRERDVAVLECEVPDESLPSAWYLEDQRLMPSSKYGMEQKGATRRLTIQDVGTDDDGVYLCEIPDGAKSIAELSVKGDIVRKLSRKLEVLEGENAVFCVEVENDDAEIHWFKDGLKLHETHQTILKSFGKTHILVFVNVAHRDSGVVTFVAGRSKTSSRLKVKATKHCPPICPVGVKMDVDRPNSTVLTWVPAANTQTSTRSIFVVERQEAGSQEWEKCFTSENAASAEITSDSVPCEGDYRFRVCCINKYGRSGHVEFPKAVHLVPGPKIRGRLKGCEVVEGEDAHFSIELSTPMVATWFLNSAQLQHGGRYSVQQSQTQHSLAIRETSATEDAAEVTFIANGVRDSAVLRVKPAVVTFSPLSDLDGNKKVDFSDPIVLYCEVSHPFAKVAWFKDGEELCVTDGLNIQSDGNMRRIVIQSADASHSGVYSCETSGDVIKFNVDVAGPSVEFKPVPEEELHKNSMELDPVVLLCHVSTDDAQVVWYKDGCEIQPTDNITVQAEGSMRRLIIRSAETCDAGSYTCQAGNNSMEYTVNVREPPVMIVEPKDDIVKESYISEEIHLQCELSRTSGKVRWFKDGQEVEEGDNTQLICEGPYRRLTILSGSVEDNGEYVCETDGDSVFFQLSVKEPPAKFVSPSEPELELTRLASERLQLSCEISQPDAPVRWYRDGLEVEEGQNLILEVDGARRRLVIPITTVDDTGEYVCDTDDDSVAFLVTIAEPSVTLTRPNNTPDKLEGFAGEPIVMEIQVSRLGAEVVWRLNGKEVEESSDVTITEDGLIHRLTIHCPTPEDSGKYTCDAVDDKIDFQVKVSEPPVKILRKTEIKTQLKSMVSDDIVLECELSRANGVTKWFKDDCRVEGDERFCEEEEGAFRSLVILNAELGDSGEYFLDAGDDNIRFRVTVEEPPVTIVGNSNDPDYQEMVAGDDLILACEVSRDNAPVQWYWNDKLLTSDPRTYIESYGTLRKIIISNVQHSDSGKYTCDAVDDKMINVVRIQVPRVVEFLTELHNTTVLEGEDATFKCVVSPEDVQLLWLMDNEAVTLGDRFQANQNGLCHTLVIKKCQMLDCSKITAEAEGQMSKASLKVQEAQVTFTKKMEAVMGEEFGDATLETEISLETGEVQWMRQGVVIQPGARHTLAQNGCKRSLSIQNLTLSDRGTYRCETLHDRTQVKLNVEPRKISIRKGLTDQETVERETASFEVELSHTDVEGIWQKDGIRVKPNNQWRVSTNGLVHGLTLSNLSLEDTGTIVFSAEGVRTTARLTVKETPVSILKTLADVRVEEEFPTTLECEFSRQNIDVKWLKNGTELKPGKNCRIYSMGRKRFCQIMQCTPADSGTYTCDTGDINTSCALEVYEHTLEIVHALEDLSIQEDQNAVFMCEVSLDNVPGEWHKDGHKIRPTSSIKIRTEGTKHFLLMCNVNAEDAGEIRFVARGVESTADLEVEELPVSIVKPLRDRTALEKHRVILECTVSTPRSSAAWYKGGEELLPSDRVEILVDGCSHKLVIRQVAVEDEGTYSVEVGEHTCTAKLMVEAQSLVMVAELEDVEVTEPEAASFQCEVSVAINKPPLWTLNGEALQHGGAVRLENHGTVHKLTLKHTSVDMSGVVKFTTGKAKSSATLSVTET; from the exons ATGGATATATTTGGAGGTGCTCCTCGTGTTTTGGGCTACCCGCGACCTGTGGCGGCGCAGTGGGGCTCCGACGCCACACTGAGGTGCCAAATCAGTGGGGACCCTCGTCCCGAAGTGATCTGGGAGCGCAAAAACATCCAGATCTTTTCCGATGGACACCACGAGATCTCTGAGGACGGAAACGCGTACCTGCTGACCATTACTGGAGTAACTCTGCAGGATGCCGGCCAGTATATTTGCAAGGCCAAAAATAGCATAGGTGAAACGTATGCAGCAGCCTCCCTCAAAGTGGAAGGAGAGGCCCAGCAGCAGGAAGGGGGGCCAACGCAATTAGGAGTCAACG AAGAGCTGAATGGAGAGGAGCTGAATGGAGAGCGCCAGCAGAAGTTGAGTGAAAAGCAAGAGGAGGTTGATTTAGCGTCGGATGAGAAACCTCGATTCCTCATCAAGCCGCTCTCGTTGCGCGTGGATCGGGGAGAGGACGCCGCCTTCTCCTGCAAAATCTGGGGCGCTCCTCTGCCCCAGGTGACGTGGGAGAAAGACGGGAAGAAGCTGAACGACGTCTTCGAGAGTGCACACTTCAGCGTGAGCGATCAAGAGGGCGGCTGGTTCCAGCTCAAGATCTACAGGACGCGCGTGCCGGACAAAGGCGTCTACACCTGCAGGGCCGTCAACTGCCGCGGCGACGCCTTGGCCGGCGCCGTCCTTCTCGTCGAGCGCGTGCCGGAACGAGAGGAGGGTAAAATGTCCTCAAACGGTCGTACCGGCAGTCAGTGGTCGCCGCAGCACGGGGGTGGGAGCCTCGGTTTGTCGAGGGTCATAGAGCCGCCTGTCAGAGCGTCCAAAGCCAAGAAGTTTGCGGTGGCTGAGGGGAAACACGCCAAGTTCCGCTGCTTCGTGACAGGGAAGCCCAAGCCAGACATCATCTGGAAGAAAGACGGGGTTCTCCTGGAACCCGGGAGACGCCATCTGATATTTGAGGACAGAGAGGGTTACTACACGCTGAAGGTGCTGTACTGTAAAGTGCAAGATACAGGACTGTATGTGTGCGCAGCTTCAAACGCTCTAGGACACACCCTCAGTGCGGTTCACCTGTCCGTCAAAG GCCCAGCGGTGCAGTTCAGGCGTCCATTAAGAGACGTCGaggtgagggagagggatgTCGCCGTGCTGGAGTGCGAGGTGCCCGATGAGTCGCTCCCGTCCGCCTGGTACCTGGAGGACCAGCGGCTGATGCCCAGCAGTAAATACGGGATGGAACAGAAAGGTGCGACGCGAAGACTGACCATCCAAGACGTCGGGACGGACGACGACGGAGTTTATCTCTGTGAGATTCCAGATGGAGCCAAGAGCATCGCAGAGCTGTCAGTTAAAG GCGATATTGTTCGTAAGCTTTCCCGGAAGCTGGAGGTCCTGGAGGGTGAGAACGCGGTGTTCTGCGTGGAGGTGGAGAACGACGACGCGGAGATCCACTGGTTCAAAGACGGCTTGAAGCTCCACGAGACTCATCAGACGATCCTCAAGTCTTTCGGCAAAACTCACATTCTGGTTTTTGTCAACGTGGCCCATCGAGACTCGGGGGTGGTGACCTTCGTCGCCGGGAGATCCAAGACCTCGTCGCGTCTCAAGGTCAAAG CCACAAAACATTGCCCTCCTATCTGCCCCGTGGGAGTGAAAATGGATGTGGACCGACCCAACAGCACCGTGCTCACCTGGGTTCCCGCAGCAAACACCCAGACCTCCACCCGATCCATCTTTGTCGTGGAGAGACAGGAAGCGGGCTCCCAAGAGTGGGAGAAGTGTTTCACCTCGGAGAACGCCGCCTCGGCGGAGATCACCAGCGACAGCGTGCCGTGCGAAGGCGACTACCGCTTCCGTGTCTGTTGCATCAACAAGTACGGGCGGAGCGGCCATGTGGAGTTCCCCAAAGCCGTCCACCTGG TTCCCGGTCCAAAGATCCGCGGTAGGCTCAAAGGCTGTGAGGTCGTGGAAGGAGAAGACGCTCACTTCTCCATCGAACTGTCCACCCCAATGGTTGCAACCTGGTTTCTGAACAGCGCTCAACTGCAGCACGGCGGTCGATACTCGGTCCAGCAGTCCCAAACACAGCACTCGTTGGCTATCCGGGAAACTAGCGCGACAGAGGACGCGGCAGAGGTCACGTTCATAGCCAACGGAGTCAGGGACTCAGCGGTGCTCAGGGTTAAAC CCGCTGTGGTAACATTCAGTCCTCTGTCGGACTTAGACGGCAACAAGAAGGTGGACTTTAGTGACCCCATCGTTCTCTACTGTGAAGTCTCCCACCCCTTCGCTAAAGTAGCCTGGTTCAAAGATGGCGAGGAGCTCTGCGTGACCGATGGCCTCAACATCCAATCAGATGGCAACATGAGGAGGATTGTGATCCAATCAGCTGATGCATCTCACTCTGGAGTTTATTCATGTGAAACTTCAGGAGATGTCATCAAATTCAACGTGGACGTCGCAG GTCCCTCGGTGGAGTTCAAGCCGGTGCCAGAGGAGGAACTCCATAAGAACAGCATGGAGCTGGACCCCGTGGTGCTGCTCTGCCACGTCTCCACAGACGATGCCCAAGTCGTGTG GTACAAGGACGGCTGTGAGATCCAGCCCACTGACAACATCACCGTGCAGGCAGAGGGCAGCATGAGGAGGTTGATCATCCGCTCTGCAGAAACCTGCGATGCCGGCAGCTACACCTGCCAGGCAGGAAACAATAGCATGGAGTACACCGTCAATGTCAGAG AGCCTCCCGTGATGATTGTGGAGCCAAAGGATGATATCGTGAAGGAGAGCTACATCTCAGAGGAGATCCACCTGCAGTGCGAGTTGTCTCGTACCAGTGGGAAGGTGCGGTGGTTCAAAGACGgccaggaggtggaggaaggcgACAACACCCAGCTGATATGTGAGGGTCCTTACAGGAGGCTGACCATCCTCAGCGGCTCGGTGGAGGATAACGGAGAGTATGTCTGCGAAACGGATGGCGACTCTGTCTTTTTCCAGCTAAGTGTCAAGG AGCCGCCGGCAAAATTTGTTTCCCCGAGTGAACCGGAGCTGGAACTGACTCGTTTGGCCTCCGAGAGGCTGCAGCTCAGCTGCGAGATCTCCCAGCCGGACGCCCCAGTCCGGTGGTACAGAGACGGCCTGGAGGTAGAGGAGGGTCAGAACTTGATCCTGGAGGTGGATGGGGCCCGGCGCCGGCTGGTTATACCCATAACCACTGTGGACGACACAGGGGAGTATGTATGTGACACTGATGATGACTCTGTGGCCTTCCTGGTCACCATTGCAG AGCCATCGGTGACGCTTACTCGTCCGAACAACACGCCTGACAAACTGGAGGGTTTTGCCGGCGAACCCATCGTGATGGAGATCCAGGTTTCCCGGTTAGGCGCGGAAGTCGTGTGGCGGCTGAATGGCAAAGAAGTAGAAGAGAGCAGTGACGTCACCATCACAGAGGACGGGCTCATCCATCGTCTGACCATCCACTGTCCCACCCCTGAGGATTCTGGGAAATACACCTGTGACGCTGTTGATGACAAAATCGATTTCCAGGTTAAAGTTTCAG AGCCTCCCGTGAAGATCCTGAGAAAGACAGAGATTAAGACACAACTTAAATCCATGGTTTCTGATGACATTGTGCTGGAGTGCGAGCTCTCCAGAGCCAACGGCGTCACCAAGTGGTTCAAGGACGACTGTCGCGTCGAGGGCGACGAAAGGTTCTGCGAAGAGGAAGAAGGTGCTTTCCGCTCATTGGTCATCCTCAACGCGGAACTCGGAGACTCGGGAGAGTACTTCCTGGATGCCGGAGACGACAACATCAGATTCAGGGTTACGGTGGAAG AGCCTCCGGTGACAATCGTGGGCAACTCAAATGACCCAGACTACCAGGAGATGGTGGCAGGGGACGACCTGATCCTGGCCTGTGAGGTGTCCCGCGATAACGCCCCCGTCCAGTGGTACTGGAATGACAAGCTGCTTACCAGTGACCCCCGCACCTACATTGAGAGCTACGGCACGCTGAGGAAAATCATCATCTCAAATGTCCAGCACTCAGATTCTGGGAAGTACACGTGTGATGCTGTGGACGATAAGATGATCAACGTCGTCAGGATCCAAG TGCCTCGGGTGGTGGAGTTCCTCACGGAGCTCCACAACACCACTGTGCTCGAAGGCGAAGACGCCACCTTCAAGTGTGTGGTTTCCCCTGAGGATGTCCAGCTGCTCTGGCTCATGGACAATGAGGCCGTCACCCTTGGCGATCGTTTCCAGGCAAACCAGAACGGCCTGTGCCACACTTTGGTTATCAAGAAATGCCAGATGTTGGACTGTTCCAAGATTACAGCAGAGGCCGAGGGACAGATGAGCAAAGCCAGCCTCAAAGTTCAGG AGGCTCAGGTCACGTTTACTAAGAAAATGGAGGCAGTCATGGGGGAAGAGTTTGGTGACGCCACCCTGGAGACAGAGATCAGCCTCGAGACGGGAGAGGTCCAGTGGATGAGGCAAGGCGTGGTCATCCAGCCCGGCGCCCGACACACGCTGGCCCAGAACGGCTGCAAACGCAGTCTGAGCATCCAAAACCTGACTCTGTCGGACCGGGGAACCTACCGCTGCGAGACTCTGCACGACCGGACGCAGGTCAAGCTCAATGTAGAAC CCCGTAAAATCTCCATCCGTAAAGGCTTGACTGACCAAGAAACCGTCGAACGAGAGACCGCCTCCTTCGAGGTGGAGCTCTCCCACACAGATGTGGAGGGGATCTGGCAGAAGGACGGCATCCGGGTGAAACCGAACAACCAGTGGCGGGTGAGCACCAACGGGCTCGTCCACGGCCTCACGCTGTCCAACCTCAGCCTGGAGGACACGGGCACCATCGTCTTCTCAGCTGAAGGGGTGCGCACAACTGCCAGGCTGACTGTCAAAG AGACTCCGGTGTCCATCCTGAAGACGCTGGCCGACGTCCGTGTGGAGGAGGAGTTCCCAACCACTCTGGAGTGTGAATTCTCCAGACAAAACATCGATGTCAAGTGGCTAAAG AACGGGACGGAGCTGAAGCCGGGGAAGAACTGTCGGATCTACTCCATGGGCCGCAAGCGGTTCTGTCAAATCATGCAGTGCACCCCGGCTGACTCTGGAACCTACACGTGTGACACAGGGGATATCAACACCTCCTGTGCGCTGGAGGTTTATG AGCACACGTTGGAGATAGTGCACGCCCTGGAGGACCTTTCCATTCAGGAGGACCAGAATGCTGTCTTCATGTGTGAGGTTTCCCTGGACAATGTTCCTGGGGAGTGGCACAAAGACGGCCACAAGATCCGGCCCACGAGCAGCATCAAGATCCGCACTGAAG GGACCAAACACTTCCTACTGATGTGTAACGTCAACGCTGAGGATGCCGGGGAAATCCGCTTTGTAGCCCGGGGTGTTGAATCTACAGCTGACTTAGAAGTAGAAG AACTCCCCGTTTCCATCGTAAAACCCCTGCGAGATCGAACCGCCCTGGAGAAACACCGCGTGATCCTGGAATGCACCGTTTCCACGCCGCGCTCCAGCGCCGCCTGGTACAAGGGCGGCGAGGAGCTGCTTCCCTCGGATCGAGTGGAGATCCTGGTCGACGGATGCTCCCACAAACTGGTGATCCGGCAGGTGGCTGTGGAGGACGAGGGCACCTACAGCGTTGAGGTCGGGGAGCACACGTGCACAGCCAAACTGATGGTGGAAG CCCAATCCCTCGTCATGGTCGCAGAGCTCGAGGATGTGGAGGTAACCGAGCCCGAGGCCGCGTCCTTCCAGTGCGAGGTGTCCGTCGCCATAAACAAGCCTCCCCTTTGGACTCTGAACGGGGAGGCCCTTCAGCACGGCGGCGCCGTCCGCCTGGAAAACCACGGCACGGTCCACAAACTCACCCTGAAGCACACCAGCGTGGACATGAGCGGCGTGGTGAAGTTCACCACGGGCAAGGCCAAGAGCAGCGCCACGCTCAGCGTGACGGAAACTtaa